In one window of Meiothermus sp. DNA:
- a CDS encoding lyase family protein — translation MRWHNLYRRWVLQRHFRFAKEHLGDYFFDALTAYALGLGKLNIAEAKEAAWALSELRKDPIPGFTGQLEDIFFTIDFHLRERYGHEIAGALRRGLSRNDLDLTVFRAYACERLLRVLTALSDLRRELLGLGQTHRQTLLTAYTHHRPAQPTTLGHYLTGVENLLSRDYQRLRSAFQTTDKCPLGASTLAGSPYPVDRKALAQWLGFGGTLEHTYDAIAAGDWALEIAYALAGMATSLSRLVADLLFWAEQGGFLVAEKISQGSSIMPQKVNPVVLEHVRGFLAELMGGPTTLGHLNYSTPFGDVNDHGPAVLEPLYNLFYAAEGAVALLRVALQESRFVPEVLAQGLRDRSVLASELVDVLVSGRHLSLAEAYPKVQGMLRELSSKGRTVAELGLDDLQSHLGFGDPELLQALEPERFIARRRVLGGAAPEAQAIYLDYALNRLKLERLELKELKSRRRKALRTLAQEPLSLLGEPSRTGQTLKAAP, via the coding sequence GTGCGCTGGCACAATCTATACCGTCGCTGGGTCTTACAAAGGCACTTCCGCTTTGCCAAAGAGCACCTGGGCGATTATTTTTTTGATGCCCTTACGGCCTATGCCCTGGGCCTAGGCAAGCTCAACATTGCCGAGGCCAAAGAGGCCGCCTGGGCTTTGAGCGAGCTGCGCAAAGACCCCATTCCAGGTTTTACTGGTCAGCTCGAGGATATTTTTTTTACCATAGACTTTCATCTGCGCGAGCGCTACGGTCACGAAATTGCAGGGGCCCTGCGGCGCGGCCTCTCCCGCAACGACCTCGACCTCACCGTGTTTCGGGCCTACGCCTGTGAGCGGCTGCTGCGGGTGCTAACGGCTTTGTCCGACCTGCGGCGGGAGTTGCTGGGTTTAGGACAGACCCACCGGCAAACCCTTTTGACCGCCTACACCCACCACCGCCCGGCCCAACCCACCACCCTGGGGCACTATCTGACCGGGGTGGAAAACCTGCTCTCGCGCGACTATCAGCGCCTGCGCTCGGCCTTCCAGACCACCGACAAGTGCCCCCTGGGCGCTTCGACCCTGGCGGGCAGCCCCTATCCGGTAGACCGCAAGGCCCTGGCCCAGTGGTTGGGGTTTGGGGGCACCTTAGAACACACCTACGACGCCATCGCCGCAGGCGACTGGGCCCTGGAAATTGCCTATGCCCTGGCGGGTATGGCCACCAGTTTGTCGCGTCTGGTGGCCGACCTCTTATTCTGGGCGGAGCAGGGTGGCTTCCTGGTGGCCGAAAAAATCAGCCAGGGGTCTTCCATCATGCCGCAGAAGGTAAACCCGGTGGTGCTGGAGCACGTGCGGGGTTTCCTGGCCGAACTGATGGGCGGCCCCACCACCCTGGGTCATCTCAACTACAGCACCCCGTTTGGCGATGTGAACGACCACGGGCCAGCGGTACTCGAGCCCCTATACAACCTGTTTTACGCTGCCGAAGGGGCTGTAGCACTTCTGCGGGTGGCCCTACAAGAAAGCCGCTTTGTACCCGAGGTGCTGGCCCAGGGCCTGCGCGACCGCAGCGTGCTGGCCTCCGAGCTGGTAGATGTGCTGGTCTCGGGTAGGCATCTCTCGTTGGCCGAGGCCTACCCCAAGGTACAGGGCATGTTGCGCGAGCTGAGCAGCAAGGGGCGCACGGTGGCCGAGCTGGGCCTGGACGACCTGCAAAGCCACCTGGGGTTTGGCGACCCCGAGCTGCTGCAAGCCCTGGAGCCCGAGCGCTTTATCGCCCGTCGGCGGGTGCTGGGCGGGGCCGCTCCGGAGGCCCAGGCGATTTACCTGGACTACGCCCTGAACCGGCTGAAGCTCGAGCGGCTAGAGCTAAAGGAACTCAAAAGCCGACGCCGCAAAGCCCTTCGAACCCTGGCCCAGGAGCCTTTGAGCCTGCTGGGTGAGCCCTCTCGAACCGGCCAGACCCTGAAGGCCGCCCCGTAG
- a CDS encoding VWA domain-containing protein produces the protein MLETRLQPHREYLLANMPGQKMFLALKVRPEAQAAGARPQLAIAFVVDTSGSMREVVTEPKERTGQSVRVDGKEYEVVRGAKSKMDLVVEALQNLLHSRELKPSDRLALIKFDDHASVVQPFTDAAHKARLIAAVEQLPQFSGGTHMGAGMLEALKQLQKEAGSRRMILLTDGQAFDEPLVEQAAQALAEAHIPVTAIGVGDDWNDDLLTDITDRTQGRPFHIVPDTQNPLPPSLRATELPRAILGELENAASEVITHIGLSVRTVKDVTLDRVTRVYPTQAEVDLKAKPYPLGNAAKGDWTVFILEFTLPARPPARIRIAQMGLTYEVPGQGYRGEVPPMDVVVEFTTDETLAARIDPEVMQWVQQRNIEQLIKQATVEARTDPSKAAKTLELARNLTVKLGNTAMTRALDQAVGELKSSKTISIGTAKTIKIGAKTQVLKQGPEAAPGREDLPSDEEIRKMTGA, from the coding sequence ATGCTCGAGACCCGTCTGCAACCTCACCGCGAATACCTGCTGGCCAACATGCCCGGCCAGAAGATGTTTTTGGCCCTCAAGGTGCGCCCCGAGGCCCAGGCCGCGGGCGCTCGGCCCCAACTGGCCATTGCCTTTGTGGTGGATACCTCCGGCTCCATGCGCGAGGTGGTGACCGAACCCAAAGAGCGCACCGGCCAGAGCGTGCGGGTGGATGGCAAGGAGTATGAGGTCGTACGCGGCGCCAAGAGCAAGATGGATCTGGTGGTAGAGGCGCTGCAAAACCTGCTCCATAGCCGCGAGCTAAAACCCTCCGACCGCCTGGCGCTCATCAAGTTCGACGACCACGCCAGCGTGGTACAGCCCTTTACCGACGCCGCCCACAAGGCCCGCCTGATCGCAGCCGTGGAGCAACTGCCCCAGTTCTCCGGCGGAACCCACATGGGTGCGGGAATGCTGGAAGCCCTGAAGCAACTGCAAAAAGAGGCGGGCAGCCGCCGCATGATTCTGCTGACCGACGGGCAGGCTTTCGACGAGCCCCTCGTCGAGCAGGCCGCCCAAGCGTTGGCCGAGGCCCACATCCCCGTGACCGCCATTGGTGTGGGCGACGACTGGAACGACGATCTTCTTACCGACATCACCGACCGCACCCAGGGCAGGCCCTTCCACATAGTGCCCGATACCCAGAACCCGCTGCCCCCCAGCCTCAGGGCCACCGAGCTACCCAGGGCCATTTTGGGCGAGCTGGAAAACGCCGCCAGCGAGGTGATTACCCACATTGGACTATCGGTGCGAACCGTAAAGGACGTGACCCTGGATCGGGTCACGCGGGTCTACCCCACCCAGGCCGAGGTAGACCTGAAGGCCAAGCCCTACCCCCTGGGCAACGCGGCCAAGGGCGACTGGACGGTGTTTATCCTCGAGTTCACCCTACCCGCCCGGCCCCCGGCCCGCATTCGCATCGCCCAGATGGGCCTGACCTACGAAGTGCCCGGCCAGGGCTACCGAGGCGAGGTGCCCCCCATGGACGTGGTGGTGGAGTTTACCACCGACGAAACCCTGGCGGCCCGCATTGACCCCGAGGTGATGCAATGGGTGCAGCAGCGCAACATTGAGCAGCTAATCAAGCAGGCCACGGTGGAGGCCCGCACCGACCCCAGCAAGGCCGCCAAGACGCTGGAACTGGCCCGCAACCTGACCGTCAAGCTGGGCAACACCGCCATGACCCGCGCCCTCGACCAGGCCGTAGGCGAGCTTAAGAGCAGCAAGACCATCAGCATCGGCACCGCCAAGACCATCAAGATTGGGGCCAAGACCCAGGTGCTCAAACAAGGGCCCGAGGCCGCGCCGGGTAGGGAGGATCTGCCCTCCGACGAAGAAATTCGCAAGATGACCGGCGCCTAA
- a CDS encoding serine/threonine-protein kinase, with amino-acid sequence MPGEQHLPVGTRLKGGRYTLGKVLGQGGFGITYLGADTQENRPVAIKELFPEGSSRRANSRNVVPPTSLLGGGFTETMEKFEDEARVMSKFNHPGIVRVFDIFEENGTAYLVMEFLKGQTLGKRIEKQGKLPAREVQDIALKLLDALEVVHGAGMLHRDIKPDNVFLHQDGRVVLIDFGSARQFAQGKTLQHTRLVTPGYAPLEQYGTAGKFGPYTDLYALGATLYHALMGVVPPAATDRVQSNQPLRLPRETPDGLEQAVNRALEIRVDRRPQSVAEFRAILLGQRQPTSTARPTSTAPSATGNLSIRVSPPQTAVRVQGPNNFQQVVQGNTDLEGLPSGTYTLYADAQGFQPQQVKVQLRAGSVLEARFTLAPVRRPAPAPRPAPQPTPAPQPIPTPMPGPQPSPTPSPAPAPLASRLYNLRLNLLTLAAFLALFYVFFEVRPATLQTFLQPLDEQLQRDFNTWVPGYPGVFAWLRAGFYSAIVLGVFYTLSFLVTQVVWLLPLLVLGGAGLLLYRKLISLEQGVLAAVVLGAVYLGVLLLERLSIPLAVVLGLVAAFRWADPARGEIMGPGGLAVAVLILSFGGIVRLTRERQREERNP; translated from the coding sequence ATGCCGGGTGAACAACATCTGCCCGTAGGAACCCGGCTCAAAGGTGGGCGCTACACCCTGGGCAAGGTGTTGGGGCAGGGTGGTTTTGGGATTACCTACCTGGGAGCCGATACCCAGGAAAACCGCCCCGTGGCCATTAAGGAACTGTTTCCCGAGGGGTCGTCACGCCGCGCCAACTCGCGCAATGTAGTACCGCCTACCAGCCTGCTGGGGGGCGGTTTTACCGAAACCATGGAGAAGTTTGAGGACGAGGCCCGCGTGATGAGCAAGTTCAACCATCCGGGTATCGTGCGCGTATTCGATATTTTCGAGGAAAACGGAACCGCGTATCTGGTGATGGAGTTTCTGAAAGGCCAGACTTTGGGCAAGCGGATCGAGAAGCAGGGCAAGCTGCCAGCCCGCGAGGTGCAGGATATTGCCCTCAAGCTGCTGGATGCCCTGGAGGTGGTACATGGCGCGGGGATGCTCCACCGCGACATCAAGCCCGACAACGTATTCTTGCACCAGGATGGCCGGGTGGTGCTGATCGACTTTGGCTCGGCAAGGCAGTTTGCCCAGGGCAAAACCCTCCAGCACACCCGGCTGGTTACACCGGGCTACGCGCCTTTGGAGCAGTACGGCACCGCCGGCAAGTTTGGCCCCTATACCGACCTCTACGCGCTGGGCGCTACGCTTTACCATGCGCTGATGGGCGTGGTGCCCCCTGCCGCTACCGACCGGGTGCAGAGCAATCAGCCCCTGCGGCTGCCACGCGAAACCCCCGATGGCCTCGAGCAGGCCGTCAACCGGGCCCTGGAAATCCGGGTGGACCGGCGCCCCCAGAGCGTGGCCGAGTTTCGGGCTATCTTGCTGGGCCAGCGGCAGCCCACCTCCACCGCACGGCCCACCTCCACCGCCCCGTCTGCAACCGGCAATCTTTCGATCCGGGTCAGCCCACCCCAGACCGCCGTGCGGGTGCAAGGCCCCAACAATTTTCAGCAGGTCGTGCAGGGCAATACCGACCTGGAAGGGCTCCCCTCGGGCACCTATACCCTCTATGCCGACGCCCAGGGTTTTCAGCCCCAGCAGGTCAAGGTACAGCTCCGGGCCGGGAGCGTCCTCGAGGCCCGCTTCACCCTGGCCCCCGTGCGGCGCCCGGCCCCAGCCCCTCGACCAGCGCCCCAGCCCACCCCCGCACCCCAACCCATCCCAACGCCCATGCCTGGGCCCCAGCCCAGCCCCACCCCCAGTCCTGCACCTGCACCACTGGCTAGTAGGCTCTACAACCTGAGGCTCAACCTGCTCACGCTGGCAGCGTTTCTAGCCTTGTTTTATGTGTTCTTCGAGGTGCGCCCTGCCACCTTGCAAACCTTCTTGCAGCCCCTCGACGAACAGCTCCAGCGCGACTTCAACACCTGGGTGCCGGGTTATCCTGGGGTCTTTGCCTGGCTGCGGGCGGGGTTTTATAGCGCGATTGTGCTGGGGGTTTTCTACACCCTGAGTTTTCTGGTGACCCAGGTGGTCTGGCTTTTGCCGCTGCTGGTGTTGGGGGGGGCAGGCTTGCTCTTGTACAGAAAACTGATCTCGCTCGAGCAGGGCGTCCTTGCCGCGGTTGTTCTGGGCGCGGTGTATCTGGGGGTGCTGCTCCTGGAGCGTCTGAGCATCCCCCTGGCGGTGGTGCTGGGCCTGGTGGCGGCTTTTCGCTGGGCCGACCCCGCCCGGGGAGAAATTATGGGGCCCGGTGGTCTGGCGGTCGCCGTGCTGATTCTAAGTTTTGGTGGTATCGTTCGCTTGACCCGCGAGCGGCAAAGAGAGGAGCGTAATCCATGA
- a CDS encoding FHA domain-containing protein, with protein MIVCKVCGTENPDGTQYCESCGVELTPAATPEPGVTEAQAPEPVVNEAQSPEPVVTETPAAPEVPTEPAQPEAPTAPPPAPLFRPAKLVFKRFGALTNESIPLQGPRLVVGRFDASTGPVEIDLTGVPGAENISRRHAELFFEGVWKVRDLGSTNGVFIKRAGQEAYSPRLVEPAELKDGDEIAFGNVIVVFQEG; from the coding sequence ATGATCGTGTGTAAGGTATGCGGAACCGAGAATCCCGATGGAACCCAGTATTGCGAAAGCTGCGGGGTCGAACTCACCCCAGCAGCCACCCCAGAACCTGGGGTAACTGAAGCTCAGGCGCCCGAGCCCGTGGTAAACGAAGCTCAGTCGCCTGAGCCCGTGGTAACCGAAACACCGGCTGCACCCGAAGTACCCACCGAACCCGCGCAGCCCGAGGCTCCCACCGCCCCGCCGCCCGCCCCCCTCTTCCGCCCGGCCAAACTGGTCTTCAAGCGCTTTGGCGCCCTTACCAACGAAAGCATTCCCCTGCAAGGCCCGCGCCTGGTGGTGGGTCGTTTTGATGCCTCCACCGGGCCGGTGGAGATTGACCTAACCGGCGTGCCGGGCGCCGAGAACATCTCGCGTCGCCATGCCGAACTGTTTTTTGAGGGGGTCTGGAAGGTACGCGACCTGGGCTCCACCAACGGCGTGTTCATCAAGCGGGCCGGTCAGGAGGCCTACTCCCCCCGCCTGGTGGAACCCGCCGAACTCAAGGACGGCGACGAGATTGCCTTTGGCAATGTAATTGTGGTCTTCCAGGAGGGCTAG